The Eriocheir sinensis breed Jianghai 21 chromosome 26, ASM2467909v1, whole genome shotgun sequence genome window below encodes:
- the LOC127003651 gene encoding protocadherin Fat 1-like isoform X2 has product MAPRTITLKVEASEGVNSEVRYCMYEANSSEALELFPVNPTTGEVTAAQSIHSQENEMYQFFIRGEDSGSPHHHADVLVTIFLLPPHEDPRTVPGSMHSSSSGRTPQSIWRKKRRRKR; this is encoded by the exons ATGGCTCCCAGGACGATCACTCTCAAG GTTGAGGCCAGTGAAGGGGTCAACAGTGAAGTGAGGTACTGCATGTATGAAGCCAACAGTTCCGAGGCCCTGGAGCTCTTCCCGGTCAACCCAACCACCGGCGAGGTCACTGCGGCCCAGAGCATCCACAGCCAAG AGAATGAAATGTACCAGTTCTTCATCCGTGGTGAGGATAGCGGCTCCCCACACCACCACGCAGATGTGCTGGTTACCATCTTCCTGCTGCCCCCGCACGAGGACCCCCGCACTGTGCCAGGAAGCATGCACAGTTCTTCATCAGGGAGGACGCCCCAATCG
- the LOC127003651 gene encoding protocadherin Fat 1-like isoform X3: MAPRTITLKVEASEGVNSEVRYCMYEANSSEALELFPVNPTTGEVTAAQSIHSQENEMYQFFIRGEDSGSPHHHADVLVTIFLLPPHEDPRTVPGSMHSSSSGRTPQSV; this comes from the exons ATGGCTCCCAGGACGATCACTCTCAAG GTTGAGGCCAGTGAAGGGGTCAACAGTGAAGTGAGGTACTGCATGTATGAAGCCAACAGTTCCGAGGCCCTGGAGCTCTTCCCGGTCAACCCAACCACCGGCGAGGTCACTGCGGCCCAGAGCATCCACAGCCAAG AGAATGAAATGTACCAGTTCTTCATCCGTGGTGAGGATAGCGGCTCCCCACACCACCACGCAGATGTGCTGGTTACCATCTTCCTGCTGCCCCCGCACGAGGACCCCCGCACTGTGCCAGGAAGCATGCACAGTTCTTCATCAGGGAGGACGCCCCAATCG GTGTGA